One region of Glutamicibacter sp. B1 genomic DNA includes:
- a CDS encoding sulfurtransferase, which yields MNPLISARELQELGEKQCVLLDVRWTLGRDDGAQQYALGHIPSAVFVDLERELSGSVGEHTGRHPLPLPADFEAAARRWGINDDSHVVVYDDSGALAAARAWWLLRHAGFEQVQVLDGGLEAWKQAGGEVSTEPGQARAGTVSLSWGRMPVVEFDELESLAGVLIDSRATVRYLGIQEPVDPVAGHIPGALNRPTTDNLDEQARFYSPEVLRAAFEKLGAVQGGSAAYCGSGITAAHQVLAAASAGIELGLYPGSWSEYCSYPQAPVATSDEKHRN from the coding sequence ATGAATCCCTTGATTTCTGCCCGCGAGCTGCAAGAGCTCGGAGAAAAGCAGTGTGTGCTCCTGGATGTTCGATGGACCCTTGGCCGGGACGACGGCGCGCAACAGTATGCGCTCGGCCACATTCCTTCGGCGGTGTTCGTCGACCTTGAACGCGAGCTATCAGGCTCAGTGGGCGAGCATACCGGTCGGCATCCGCTGCCTTTGCCTGCAGATTTTGAGGCGGCGGCTCGGCGCTGGGGAATTAATGATGACAGCCATGTGGTGGTCTATGACGACTCTGGTGCGTTGGCGGCGGCTCGGGCGTGGTGGCTATTGCGTCATGCCGGGTTTGAGCAGGTGCAGGTGCTTGATGGGGGACTGGAAGCCTGGAAGCAGGCCGGCGGAGAAGTTTCTACTGAACCTGGGCAGGCTCGGGCCGGAACCGTGTCGCTGTCATGGGGTCGGATGCCGGTGGTGGAATTCGACGAGCTGGAATCTCTGGCCGGGGTGCTGATCGATTCGCGAGCCACGGTGCGCTATTTGGGGATCCAAGAACCTGTGGACCCGGTGGCCGGGCACATCCCCGGGGCACTGAACCGTCCCACCACCGATAATCTCGATGAGCAAGCCCGTTTCTACAGCCCCGAGGTATTGCGGGCAGCCTTCGAAAAGCTTGGTGCGGTGCAGGGTGGATCGGCGGCCTATTGCGGGTCGGGAATTACCGCAGCCCATCAGGTCCTGGCCGCGGCCAGCGCCGGGATTGAGCTGGGCCTGTACCCTGGAAGCTGGTCTGAATACTGCTCGTACCCGCAGGCTCCGGTGGCGACCAGCGATGAGAAGCACCGCAACTAG
- a CDS encoding branched-chain amino acid transporter permease, with protein MPDNLYLFSAIALSAALTFALRALPFTFITKLRSNDFINYLAGRMPLGIMVVLLASTIPAGIMDLAVAWPVAAALATTIGLHLFKSNAVLSVLGGTAVYVGILSWPL; from the coding sequence ATGCCCGATAATCTCTACCTGTTTTCGGCCATTGCGCTCAGCGCAGCACTGACCTTTGCCTTGCGCGCGCTGCCTTTTACCTTCATCACCAAATTACGCAGCAACGACTTCATCAACTATCTGGCCGGGCGCATGCCACTGGGAATTATGGTGGTACTGCTCGCTTCCACGATTCCGGCAGGCATCATGGACCTAGCAGTGGCGTGGCCGGTGGCCGCCGCACTCGCGACCACCATAGGTCTGCACCTGTTCAAATCCAACGCCGTACTCAGCGTGCTCGGTGGCACGGCGGTGTACGTGGGCATCCTGAGCTGGCCGCTATAG
- a CDS encoding HNH endonuclease: MSETTIPNPGNPTPEHHDAFTAVIKGMEATLAQIEEHGTTEECLATINQLENAISSLHYHQAALAHQTEITIVQENTERGNFKQLNRGAAANIALARKTDPHGYSEYLENCRILFNDTPHLAAAYSRGEFTEAQMRAILTPLAQVKARRRTEFDDLYAQNPHMFANLGTKKISDKVKDFTLTYASDDQCKEQKSAEEQRRIKFTPHPSTGMMSIHAELPLIAGIAMKNAVKTRSKSLKSLGDERTRAQIEADYLASFCTHPEAKVPVQVSVGLIMTDKTLFLGDRQPAYLEGYGVIAPQYARELLAGEEILNNMTLAEMATTRPPAFINALEATAELVRLYTAPGDKELIAMDSKARIFPEKLKKFIRMRDRRCRTPFCDGTIEEIDHVTQVYLGGHTCVTNGDGRCKFCNQAKETPGWQEFVLSNGLHKLKIATGMGPTYHSTAPPATGFAHQPYKQCMSEAEWVQTFEAWLNQPPDPGSEPPGKDDGPPDVEDLAA; encoded by the coding sequence ATGTCCGAAACAACGATCCCCAACCCAGGGAACCCCACCCCAGAACACCACGACGCGTTCACCGCCGTGATCAAAGGCATGGAAGCCACCCTGGCACAGATCGAAGAACACGGCACCACCGAAGAATGCTTAGCGACCATCAACCAACTCGAAAACGCGATCTCCTCCCTGCACTACCACCAAGCAGCCCTCGCCCACCAAACAGAGATCACCATCGTTCAAGAAAACACCGAACGCGGGAACTTCAAACAACTCAACCGCGGCGCCGCAGCAAACATCGCATTAGCCCGCAAAACAGACCCCCACGGTTACAGCGAATACCTAGAGAACTGTCGCATCCTGTTCAACGACACCCCACACCTAGCTGCTGCTTACAGTCGTGGTGAATTCACGGAAGCGCAAATGCGGGCGATCCTCACCCCACTAGCCCAGGTCAAAGCCCGCCGCCGCACCGAATTTGATGACCTCTACGCCCAAAACCCACACATGTTCGCTAACTTGGGCACCAAGAAAATCAGTGACAAGGTCAAAGACTTCACCCTCACCTACGCCTCGGATGATCAGTGCAAAGAGCAAAAGAGTGCGGAAGAGCAGCGTCGTATCAAGTTCACACCCCACCCGTCGACCGGGATGATGAGCATCCACGCAGAACTGCCCCTGATCGCAGGGATCGCCATGAAGAACGCGGTGAAAACCAGGTCGAAGAGCCTGAAATCTCTTGGCGATGAACGAACCCGGGCGCAGATTGAAGCGGACTACCTCGCGAGTTTCTGCACTCACCCGGAAGCCAAAGTCCCAGTGCAGGTCAGTGTTGGGTTGATCATGACCGATAAAACCCTGTTCTTGGGTGACCGGCAGCCAGCCTACCTTGAAGGGTACGGGGTGATCGCACCCCAGTACGCCAGGGAGCTACTGGCTGGTGAAGAGATCCTGAACAACATGACGTTGGCGGAAATGGCAACCACCCGACCACCAGCATTCATCAACGCCCTAGAAGCCACCGCAGAACTGGTTCGTCTTTACACGGCTCCAGGGGACAAAGAACTAATCGCGATGGATTCTAAAGCGCGGATCTTCCCGGAGAAACTCAAGAAGTTCATCAGGATGCGTGACCGAAGGTGCCGCACCCCCTTCTGTGACGGAACCATTGAAGAGATTGATCATGTGACCCAAGTGTATCTAGGTGGGCATACGTGTGTGACTAACGGGGATGGACGCTGTAAGTTCTGTAATCAAGCCAAGGAAACCCCGGGATGGCAAGAGTTTGTCCTCAGTAACGGTTTACATAAGTTGAAGATCGCGACCGGGATGGGGCCGACGTATCATTCCACGGCGCCACCGGCGACGGGGTTCGCTCATCAACCCTATAAGCAGTGCATGAGTGAAGCGGAGTGGGTGCAGACCTTTGAGGCCTGGTTGAATCAGCCACCAGACCCCGGTAGTGAACCACCCGGAAAAGATGATGGTCCGCCGGATGTTGAAGACCTCGCGGCATAA
- a CDS encoding Lrp/AsnC family transcriptional regulator — translation MDDLDRAIIAELENDARISNLELSRRVGLTPAPCLRRVQRLEAEGIIAGYKAIINPKAYGRGFEVTVAIDVEMNNEHSLDEFETAVNRVEGVTEIRRLYGQPDYFLRIQVADAEAYDRDLVPKLTALPAVRRVTSHMTMRRVKG, via the coding sequence ATGGACGATTTAGACCGCGCAATTATTGCCGAACTCGAAAATGACGCGCGCATCAGCAATCTGGAACTCTCGCGCCGGGTAGGTCTAACCCCTGCTCCCTGCCTGCGTCGTGTCCAACGTTTGGAGGCCGAGGGAATCATCGCCGGCTACAAGGCGATTATCAATCCCAAAGCCTACGGACGTGGCTTCGAAGTCACCGTGGCCATCGACGTCGAGATGAACAACGAGCACAGCCTCGATGAATTTGAAACAGCCGTGAACAGGGTCGAAGGAGTCACCGAAATTCGCCGCCTCTACGGCCAGCCAGACTATTTCTTGCGCATCCAAGTGGCCGACGCCGAGGCCTACGATCGGGACCTGGTTCCCAAACTCACCGCCCTGCCCGCGGTCCGGCGCGTCACCTCACATATGACCATGCGCCGCGTCAAAGGTTAG
- a CDS encoding HIT family protein, with translation MSTLFSKIIEGQIPGRFVWKDETCVAFLSIGPLSDGHALVVPRQEIDEFTDASEELLTHLTLVAQKIGQTQKRVFGAQRAGLMIAGFEVPHLHVHVWPTNSLADFDLSNAADNPDPKAMDHNAQVLRAGLVADGHGEFVPEA, from the coding sequence ATGAGTACGCTGTTTAGCAAAATTATCGAGGGCCAGATCCCAGGCCGGTTCGTATGGAAAGACGAGACCTGTGTGGCTTTCTTGTCCATTGGACCGCTGTCTGACGGGCATGCCCTGGTAGTTCCTCGGCAGGAGATCGACGAGTTTACCGACGCTTCCGAAGAGTTGCTCACGCACCTGACCTTGGTCGCCCAGAAGATTGGGCAGACCCAGAAGCGGGTCTTTGGTGCGCAGCGTGCCGGGCTGATGATCGCTGGATTTGAGGTTCCGCACCTGCATGTGCACGTGTGGCCGACCAACTCGCTGGCCGATTTTGACCTCTCCAATGCTGCTGATAATCCCGATCCGAAGGCCATGGATCATAACGCGCAGGTGTTGCGCGCGGGCTTGGTGGCTGACGGTCACGGCGAATTTGTCCCCGAAGCCTAG
- a CDS encoding metal ABC transporter ATP-binding protein, translating to MSSSPIVRFEDARLAYGSRVLWDELNLSIAAGEFLAVLGPNGSGKTSFINTMLGTTSLKRGSVSIAGESVRRGSSSVGLIPQQRPFGDNVPLRARDLVALGLDGAKLGIRLSRRSVRRQVDELLDMVGASGYANRPVSDLSGGEQQRLRAAQALAGNPRVLLCDEPLLSLDLHHQQAISEVIHRQAVERDSAVIFVTHEINPILPYVDRVLYLAEGRFHLGTVDEVMQSSVLTELYGAPVEVLRVNERIVVVSGDGSAALPADGHDHAEDIELETGK from the coding sequence ATGTCATCTAGCCCCATTGTCCGATTTGAGGATGCACGTTTGGCCTACGGGTCTCGTGTGCTCTGGGATGAGCTCAACCTATCCATTGCTGCGGGCGAGTTTCTTGCAGTTTTGGGACCAAATGGCTCGGGCAAGACCAGCTTTATCAATACCATGCTTGGTACCACCTCACTCAAACGTGGGTCCGTATCCATCGCTGGGGAATCGGTACGCCGGGGATCGTCTTCTGTTGGGTTGATTCCTCAGCAACGCCCATTTGGGGACAACGTTCCTTTGCGTGCCCGGGATCTCGTCGCCCTAGGTTTAGACGGCGCGAAGTTGGGTATTCGCCTGAGTCGTCGATCGGTGCGCAGGCAGGTTGATGAGCTGCTGGACATGGTTGGAGCCAGCGGTTATGCCAACCGTCCGGTCTCCGATTTATCCGGAGGCGAGCAGCAACGATTGCGCGCTGCGCAAGCCTTGGCTGGTAACCCTCGGGTGCTGTTGTGCGATGAACCGTTGTTGTCGTTGGACTTGCATCATCAGCAGGCAATCAGCGAGGTGATTCACCGCCAGGCGGTGGAGCGCGATAGTGCTGTCATTTTTGTGACTCACGAGATTAACCCGATTCTTCCGTACGTTGATCGAGTGTTGTACCTAGCCGAAGGCCGGTTCCATCTTGGCACTGTCGATGAGGTTATGCAGTCTTCGGTGCTCACCGAACTTTACGGTGCGCCGGTAGAAGTGCTTCGCGTAAACGAGCGAATCGTGGTGGTTTCCGGAGACGGCTCAGCCGCGCTGCCCGCAGATGGCCATGATCATGCTGAAGATATCGAACTGGAAACCGGGAAGTAG
- a CDS encoding Fur family transcriptional regulator, with protein sequence MSQPETRITKQRLAVTQALSEIDDFATAQQLHRWLQDSEKKVSLATVYRLLQSMADDGLLDVLRSGDGEARFRQCVTETHHHHLVCRSCSKTVEVQAPSVERWAARVAAEHYFSDPEHTVEIYGLCADCRAKNATKA encoded by the coding sequence ATGTCCCAGCCAGAAACCCGGATCACCAAACAGCGACTGGCTGTCACCCAGGCATTAAGCGAGATCGACGATTTCGCCACTGCCCAGCAGCTTCACCGTTGGTTGCAAGATTCCGAGAAAAAGGTTTCCCTGGCCACCGTGTACCGACTGCTGCAGTCCATGGCCGACGACGGTCTACTCGACGTCCTTCGTAGTGGCGACGGAGAAGCCCGTTTCCGCCAATGCGTGACCGAAACACACCACCACCACCTCGTGTGTCGCTCTTGCTCTAAGACTGTCGAAGTTCAAGCACCTTCGGTCGAACGCTGGGCCGCACGAGTCGCTGCCGAGCATTATTTTTCCGACCCCGAACACACGGTTGAGATCTACGGCCTCTGCGCCGATTGCCGCGCTAAGAACGCCACCAAGGCCTAG
- a CDS encoding metal ABC transporter permease, translated as MNFSDFIDKAFNFNDYAQLLPLVSNSLIAGAVLGVVGGLIGIFIMMRDMAFAVHGIAELSFAGASFALLIGADVVTGSVFGSLIAALILGFLGTRARDRNSITGVLMPFGLGLGILFLSLYEGRSANKFGLLTGQIVAVDDVQLNGMLVLSLVVVLALILIWRPLTFASVDPVVANARGVRTSGLSIFFMVILALAVAVTIQVVGALLVLALLITPAAAAMRVTSNPVLTVVLSIAFAELAVVGGILLALAGALPISPYVTTISFMTYVVCRGIEYARSPRRRHQV; from the coding sequence ATGAACTTTTCGGATTTCATCGACAAGGCCTTTAACTTCAATGACTACGCACAACTCTTGCCGCTAGTTTCCAACTCACTAATCGCCGGTGCAGTATTAGGGGTCGTTGGTGGCTTGATCGGCATCTTTATCATGATGCGCGATATGGCATTCGCTGTTCACGGCATCGCGGAGTTGTCATTCGCTGGTGCCTCGTTTGCGTTGCTCATTGGCGCGGATGTCGTCACCGGTTCGGTATTTGGCTCGCTTATTGCAGCCCTGATCCTTGGATTCTTAGGGACAAGAGCCCGAGACCGTAATTCCATTACTGGCGTACTGATGCCCTTCGGGCTTGGATTGGGCATCTTATTCTTATCGTTGTATGAGGGACGTAGTGCGAATAAGTTTGGTCTGCTAACTGGCCAGATTGTCGCTGTTGACGATGTTCAACTCAATGGCATGCTGGTCTTGTCGCTAGTAGTTGTTCTCGCCTTGATTCTCATTTGGCGCCCACTAACATTTGCTTCAGTGGATCCAGTGGTTGCAAATGCACGCGGTGTCCGCACCTCAGGATTATCCATCTTCTTCATGGTGATCTTGGCGCTTGCGGTGGCAGTGACCATCCAGGTCGTTGGTGCACTGCTAGTTCTTGCATTGCTTATTACTCCTGCCGCGGCGGCAATGCGCGTTACGTCTAACCCGGTACTGACCGTAGTGCTTTCAATTGCATTTGCGGAATTGGCAGTAGTTGGTGGAATCTTGCTGGCGCTTGCTGGTGCTCTTCCAATTAGCCCGTACGTCACAACGATTTCGTTCATGACCTACGTTGTTTGTCGCGGTATTGAGTATGCGCGTTCTCCACGACGCCGCCACCAGGTCTAA
- a CDS encoding MBL fold metallo-hydrolase, translating to MRIKTRGHSCIELSTIDGSLLLDPGVFSDLTGAFEGKNAVLITHEHADHADEAAIVQALNANSVLEVYAPAVLADKLREQLPAAVAAQVHTVCAGADLIVGGIKVRAVGGTHATIHRSIDLVANVGYILGDHAVGQPVVYHPGDNYHVPVGVPVDLLLLPVMAPWAKMSEAADFAVAVKAATWAPIHDGLLNERGTALFDRQLGAIAGRDGSEFRRLEVGVETKVEELLAR from the coding sequence ATGCGTATCAAAACCAGAGGCCATTCCTGCATCGAACTAAGTACGATCGATGGTTCGTTACTGCTGGATCCCGGCGTTTTTTCGGATCTGACTGGTGCATTTGAGGGCAAGAATGCGGTGTTGATCACCCATGAACACGCCGATCACGCCGATGAAGCTGCGATCGTCCAAGCGTTGAATGCTAACTCCGTACTAGAGGTCTACGCGCCGGCGGTGCTGGCGGACAAACTGCGCGAACAACTGCCGGCAGCGGTGGCTGCGCAGGTGCATACGGTCTGCGCCGGGGCGGACTTGATCGTCGGCGGGATTAAGGTGCGAGCGGTGGGAGGTACGCATGCCACGATCCACCGATCCATCGATTTGGTCGCGAACGTGGGGTACATCCTGGGGGACCACGCGGTGGGCCAGCCGGTCGTGTACCACCCGGGCGATAACTACCATGTCCCTGTTGGTGTGCCGGTAGACCTGCTTCTGCTGCCGGTAATGGCACCGTGGGCCAAGATGTCTGAAGCCGCAGATTTTGCGGTAGCGGTTAAGGCGGCAACGTGGGCTCCGATCCATGATGGGTTGCTCAACGAGCGTGGCACCGCGTTGTTCGATCGTCAGCTCGGTGCGATTGCTGGGCGCGATGGCAGTGAATTCCGGCGGCTAGAAGTCGGCGTGGAAACCAAAGTTGAAGAACTGCTAGCGAGGTAG
- a CDS encoding AzlC family ABC transporter permease: MKPAAVGSRWQQIRLGAHNVLPACLAVIPLGLALGVLLVRTGLPWWSAPLLAGLVFAGSLEFLLIGLLAVAAPLSHIALTTMVVNFRHVFYAISFPLHKVRGRGAKAYSMFALTDEAYALTMEAERENYSSARILSIQSLFHASWTISVLAGALLTGLIPESIKGLDFAVTALFTVLAIEAYKAYRSLPLSLLALISAVVASWIAPQSMMVVAMVMFLIGLSVAYLLRRGTKESEGSHAR; the protein is encoded by the coding sequence ATGAAACCTGCAGCTGTTGGCAGCCGATGGCAGCAGATCAGGCTCGGAGCGCACAATGTCCTTCCCGCCTGCCTAGCGGTGATTCCCTTGGGGTTGGCGCTGGGCGTGCTACTGGTACGCACCGGGCTGCCGTGGTGGTCGGCCCCGCTACTGGCCGGGTTGGTTTTCGCCGGCTCCTTGGAATTTTTGCTGATCGGTCTGCTGGCCGTCGCAGCGCCACTTTCGCACATTGCGCTGACCACCATGGTCGTGAACTTTCGCCACGTGTTTTACGCGATCTCTTTTCCCCTGCACAAGGTTCGCGGCAGAGGGGCCAAGGCCTACAGCATGTTCGCGCTGACCGACGAGGCCTACGCGCTGACGATGGAAGCTGAACGTGAGAACTATTCTTCGGCCCGGATCCTGAGCATCCAGTCGCTGTTCCACGCCAGCTGGACGATCAGCGTGCTCGCTGGCGCGCTGCTGACCGGGCTGATCCCTGAGTCGATCAAGGGCCTGGACTTTGCGGTGACGGCGCTGTTCACCGTCCTGGCGATCGAAGCCTATAAGGCCTACCGGAGTCTGCCGCTCTCGCTCTTGGCCTTGATTAGTGCCGTCGTGGCCAGCTGGATCGCACCGCAAAGCATGATGGTGGTGGCTATGGTGATGTTTTTGATCGGCTTATCGGTGGCCTATTTGCTGCGCCGCGGAACCAAGGAATCAGAAGGAAGTCATGCCCGATAA